GTTTAGTTGAAGCTCAGCAAACCGAGAGTGGCAGTGGTCTGTCGCTTAAAACCCTATACGAGAGTCGATATATCAGTGCCGAATTCCCTGATCTGGCTCCAATCGCGCGGAAGTTTTTGGCAGCCGCAGCCGCTGAAACGGGAATCGCTGTCGCTCCTGAAGCTGCTTGCTTCTCGATCGCTGGACCCGTTGTCAATAATACCTGTGTACTCACAAATCTCTCCTGGACACTGGATGCAAAACGCTTGGAGCGAGATCTATCGCTGGCTCATGTCAGCCTCATTAACGATTTTGTTGCTGTGGGTCGCGGCATTGAGGGGCTACAGCCCGAAGATCTAATTACCCTTCAGGCAGGTGAACCTCAGGCAGATGCACCGATCGCAGTTATTGGGGCAGGCACAGGGCTAGGGCAAGGCTTTCTGCTGCGGCAGGGCGATCGATATCAGGTCTTTCCCACAGAAGGGGGGCATTCTGACTTTGCGCCACGATCGGAACTCGAATTTCACCTGCTGAAATATCTCCGCGATAAACATGGGCTTTCACGGATTTCAGTGGAGCGAGTCGTTTCGGGAATGGGTATTGTCGCTATCTATCAATTTTTGCGCGATCGGCAGACCTACCCTGAGTCACCTGAAATTGCCCAGGCAATTCGCACCTGGGAGCAGGAAGCAGGTCGATCTAAGTCCGTTGATCCGGGAGCCGTGATTGCCCAAGCCGCTGCCGCAGGTAAAGACACTCTCTGTCAGGAAACCATGCAGCTTTTTGTAGAAGCCTATGGTGCTGAAGCAGGCAACCTGGCACTCAAGCTTCTGCCCTTTGGTGGGCTTTATGTTGCAGGCGGAGTTGCTGCCAAAAATGTGCCACTGCTGCAATCTGGAGCTTTTCTACAAGCGATGCGAGACAAAGGACGGATGCGCCCCTTGATGGAGCGAGTTCCTGTTCACATTGTTGTCAATCAGCGGATTGGTTTAATTGGTGCAGCGTTGACCGCAGGGAGGCTGTAATTAGAGATGAGTAACCAGAGATGAGTAACCGGGAATGGGTAACTAAACTCCTATCCCCTAAACCTCCTCTGAGCAGTCTGCAACGCCGTTTCTGCTGTTTGTTGATGCAGCAGGACAGATTCGATCGCTCGTCCTAAACTGTCTGATAGACGGCTGTAGCCCGGAAAAATGGGGCGCGATCGTCCGTCTTTTGCCTGGTTGAGGAAGACTTGAATGGCAGGCTGTTCAGAAACAAATTGCTGATAGATTTGACTTTGACGCGATTTGAGATTGACAGGGAGGTAGCCTGTAGCAGTCGCCCATTCTGTTTGGAATGCTTCGCTAAGCACGTATTCGAGAAAGGTCAGGGCTGCTTGTTCTGCTGCTGGAGTCGCTTTGAACAAAAAGAGATTTTCGCCGCCGATGCTGGTTGCGGGTTTTCGCTGCGTGGGAATCGGCATCACTGCAAAGTCGATCCCGGTTTGCCGAAGCTGCCCTAATGTCCAGGGTCCGGTTAACTGCATGGCAACCTTTCCCGACAGAAAGTCATCTAACTCATAGCCTCGCTCTGGCTGCGACAAAATGGCTGAACCATCCGCAATCAAGCTTTGCCAAAATTCTAGAGCCTCGATCGCCCTATCGTTCACCAGTTGAATATTAGGGCTGCTAGAGTTGCTTTCTCTGGGTGGATTTAGCGTAAACTCTCCACCTGCACTCCACATAAACGGCAACCACATAAACACTGTCCATTCCCCCTTGCCCAGCGGCAGCAGCATCCCAAATTTTTCCTGTTCCGGTTGAGTCAATTGGGCGGCGATCGATCGCAGTTCTGCCCAAGTTTGCGGTAGTTCTGTAATTCCGGCAGCAGTAAACCGACTGGGACGATAAAAAATGCCAACGTTATTGGTGCTAAAGGGAACAGACCAGATGTGGTCTTCCCAAGTCATGGATTCGAGCAAAGTCGGATCAAGCTCTGCTTTTTGAGGGAATGTCTGCCACCACTGATCCAGCGGCTCGATCGCTTCTAGTTCAATCAGCTGTCCGGTGATGGTTGGGGCATACCATAAAAGATTTGGAGAGGCATTACCAACAACGGCAGCCAGAATCTTGGGAATTTGCTGGTCGCCTTGCCCCACATAAAGCGATTCAACTTGAATTTGAGGATGCGTTTGATTGAATCGATCGACCAATCCTTGCAGCACATCTCGATTGGCAGGTGGATTGACTCCATGCCAGAGCGTCAGATGTACCGTATTCGAGTTCTGAGGCATCGCCTGACACCCCCCAATCAGGAAGAGGCTGAGGACGATCGCCAAAAGTCGAATGAGTGTCAACATGGATGATGCGTTTAATGATTCGCTGATGCGTCTGATGGGTGAGCAGTCAAGGCTGAGGGTAGGGTAAACCGTCCCTGTTCGTCTGGCTCAAAGTCAAAGACCTGCACGATCGCATCTCGATTAATCGCCCCATAAACATGAGGAAATGATTCACCTGTCTCAATCCTGTCATAGCGCAATTCGGCAGTGAGACGATCGGCATCGATCCAGAGCAGAACGAGATTCGATTGATCTTTGAAAAACAAATGCGCAACTGGAATGATCTGCGAGTGAGTTGAACAATGAATAAATCCTTCAGTTTCTAGAGACTCACAGTCGTAGGCTTCTGAGCCCTGCGTAACTTCCCATTGGGGACGCGAAGCAATGTGAAAGATGGAATGCATGGAGTAATGGCGGACGATCGATCGGTTGTTCGGTGAGTATACAGCGATTTCAATGCCCACAATCACGAGTTTCTGTTCTCTCCTGCTCGCCCTGTAGGGTATCACCCCCCTTGTGATTCTCGTTACCTCTTGTCATGATGGGGTCCAGTGACGATTTTCAGGAACTCCAGCCCTCAGACCATTTGTTTGAGGGTTTTTATTACAGAAATTGAGCCTGTACTTTACTCTTTCAATCTTTGATTCGTAGTGAACAAAAAGACACTTTCAAGAAAAGTCTTTGCTACAAAGATGCCAATCCTGAATGTTGATTCAATTGTGAAAGATTGAGAAGTTTGTTCATCTCAAACAGGCTAATCTGCTATCAACCTGAGATGATAACTCGCTTAAAGGAAGTGGAGTAGTCGATTGAGGACTACCCCCAATGTTTTCCCGAAATTCATTCTGTATCTAAAATATCATTTTTGTCCGCAAAAAATTGATGTGAGATTTTTTTTAACAAAAAGTTTTACGCTCCTGTTTGCTTTCATCCCGTCTTCAAGCGGCTGGTCATGGTTTGTAAACGAGTACTCAACACGACCAGGAGATTGCGCGCCACCTCTGGATCCTGGCGTAAGACGGTATCAAACTTATCCGCTTGAATTACCAGGACTCGGCAGTTTTCAGAAGCAGCAACCACCGTTGCCGATCGTTTTTGTCGCGTTAAAACGCCCATTTCACCGATCGTTTCCCCTGGACTCAGGCTTGCTACTACCTGTTTTGTCTTGCCACGCATTACAACAACATCTGCCGTACCATCAATCAACAGCAAAATTGAATTAGAGGGAGCACCTGCCTGACAGATCTGCGCCCCCTGCGGATAGATTTTAATCGTGGCATGTCGTCCTAATTCCACCAGTGCATCCGGCTTAAGTGACTTGAAAAAGCGGCTCTCAAAGAGCAAGAGTACTTTGTCGATCGTGCTAATGCTTTCACTAAATGTCTGGGTTCGGAGTGGCTGCTTTTCCCAATTCACAGTGAGCGTTGTACTGACTGAACGGCTGGATGAATGACCAAACTGAATCATCTGCCCCTGGCTGAGCCGAGCCCGCTCGTTCTGAATTGGCTGCTGATCAAGAAGCAAACCGCTGCCCAAATCTAAAAGACTAAAATCTGCACCATCCTGATAAAAAACAGCATGATAGGGTGCAACTTGGGCATCTGATAAAACTAAATCATTGGATGAATGACTGCCAACTCGCACCACAGGCTGCTGAAAGATGTATTTTTCCACTTTCTCCAGCATGGCTAAGCGAACAATCAGGGTGTCAACGTCATGATCAGCTTGGGTTTTGTCGCGATCGATCAGCGTCTGTGCTGTTTCTTGAACGAGCCAATGTCCAGGATGATCAAGCATCTGCTTTGCCTGTTCTAGGGCTTTAAGGGGAACTAGCAAATCCAAGCCATACAGCGCCAGTGTTTGATTGAGCGGATCGAGTTCATGCAGCAATTCATCTAACACATCGATCAGAGAGGTAACTTCGATTTGAGTGGAATTGGGCTTGAGCCTGATAAAGCGCGAGGTTGAATCCTGGTTTTTCCCAAAGTTTTGCTCAACTTGCTCAACTTGCTCAACCACACCGACCCCGATCGATTGGGGTGAAGCCTGAGATGGAGATGTCTTGGAGAAGCCTGGCTGAGTTCTTGCTGGCGACATTAGCCCAGCTAATATGGCTGTTGGCAGATCATGTTGCTGGAGGAGTAACCTTTCGGGTGGTTGTGGGTGAGCGGGAAAAACGTTTGCCGTTATTAAATCGATTTTTCCACCTGGCTGATGCATCGCCAAACTTTCAACAGGAGAGCAACTTTCCAGTATCGACAAGACTTCCGGCTTCAGCCGATTTTGCCATCCTTGGGAGCCATCTGAACTCAAAATTTCTGGCAAGATATGAGCAGCAAGCTCGCGGATTGCCCAGGCAAGATCGATCGCTTCTGGAATATCTCCCAACACTTCCAGCAGTCCCAGAATTTGCTTTGTTAGAATCTGCTGTTTGTGCTGCACTGCGGTTAACCGGAGCAACTGAAAGACAGGCGTTTGGCTATCTAGCACCTGATCACTAAACACCTGATAGCGCATCTCCAGCTGCTGCATCTGCTCGATCAAGGTTTCTGCCTTTCGCAAAACAGTTGATTTTTCGCCTTCGAGGAGTTGAGCCAGCACATTGTCTTCTTCCTCAGCCGTCATCCCATATTCCAGTTTGAGGAACTGAATTTGTTTCCGCTGACGCTGCATTGCATCCTGAAGTGATATACCACTGTCAACCAGATCTAGCAGCATGGAAGCCAGTGCCTGCCGATAGCTCTCAAGCCGCAATTGGCTCTCACGGGTGCGACGCTTTTTCGGATCAAGCAAGTCTGGTTCTGCCGACCCTAACTCAGTTAAAACTGTAAAATGATCCTCGTCCTTGATGTTGAGTTCCTGGCGCAACTGCCGCAGTGCTTCCAGACTTGAAGCAGAATCGGTATTTCCTTGCTCTAGCGCTTCTCGCAGTACACCTTTATAAACCTGTAACCCTTGCTCCTGGTTGAATCCGGGCAGCACTTTCGCTAACACATAAATCTCTTCAGGCTGCAAATCTTCCATCGATCGCCCTTCCAAAAACCGTGAAAAATCGATCGTTAGTTTGCTAAGTTGACGACGCAGACTTCCGGCGAGACTTTCACGCGAATAGCGTTCTGCACTACGATCGAGCGTTCTGGAAAGCCAGAGTGTACTGAATAAAACAATTAATCCGTTGAAAAAGAGATGAACGGAAAACGGTAAAGGAGCGAGCAGCGATCGACCTGTGAAAAAGAAGAAAAGATTGAAACAAAGAAACGTACAAACTGAAAATCCGAAATGAACAGATTGGCGCTGTGAGATCGGTTTTCTGGATGAAATAGAATAGCTGCGATAGGCTTTCTCTAACCTGAAAAAGATAAAGTTACTGATGACAATCGATAGGCTAAGTGTGAGTAACACAGCAATCCACTTCGGAATGGCGATCGGTTGTCCGGCAATATAAAATCCTGGGTTCCATATCGCTTTGAGTGAATTAGCTTCACGTAGCCAGGCACCAGAAAAGAGATAGTCAAAATTCCCGGCGTACAGCAGCGTATAAAAGAAAAATCCGATGAGCAGTCCAGCATAGCCATAGTGCACAAATCGTCGTCCGGGTTTTGCTGCGGTTTCCCAGTAGTTGCGTTCAGCGTCGATGTCAATACAGGGAGACTGGCAACCCACACAGGCACTTTTTTCCTGTCCGTCTTTATCAATAATGCGGCACATGGATTGAGTGACCGTTTGGCGCTGTCCCTGATGCGCGTCCTTGCCTAGCAATCCTCTCGGACCTGTAAAAACCATTTGTACCGGAGCCATTGGACAAAAATACTGGCACCAGCTTTTTCCTTCATACCAATAGCCCACCCCGATCGCTGCCAAAATCGTCAGGAGCAAAAATATTCCTAGCGCAAACCGATCAGCGTTGAGCAACAGCAGCCGAGCTGCCAATCCGAGCGTCAGTAGCCCAAACTGTACATATAAATGGTTGCGCCCTAGCCAGGAATCTTTTTTGATTTTGACCAGTTCATACCGCACTGCTCCCCCAGAAGATTTTGCACTTTTTTGTTTTCGCTGAATTCCCAAAGCGCGAGGGAGCTGTGAAACAAACGCTAATGGGCAAACACGTCGCCAAGTGTCATGCCCCAGCACCAGCAAAATCAGAATTGAGGCAGGAACAACGATCGTCCAAAAAAGGAGCAGCCCGATCGAAGGGGGAGCTTGAACCAGGCAGGTTCCTTGAACAGGAATACATTGATTGGGATCAAAACGAAACAAATAAAACGAATTGGGGGAGTTGGTGAAATGCGATGAAATCGGGTTCCAAAACAGAGAGAGGATCATGACCATCCACCCGGTTGTTAGCACCCATCGAACAAAATGCATTTGCTGCTCAGAAACTTGGGGCAGCTTGTTCATGTCTGGCATTCAGCAATCTCCTCACTTCACAATGATCAAACGGATGATCAAACCATCGAGAATTAACTTTGTTGGGCGATCGGGTTAATCCAGCCCTGACGATCGCTTTGATCCAGATCAGCAAACTGAAGCCGAGTGATTGAAGCCAACTTTAAGGAAGCATCCCCTCTGATTCCAGCAAAAAAGCAGATGAACCAGAGCAAGCGCAACAAATCCGATTCAACAAGGGCAAACACAACTGCGTTCAACCCTTCGCAAAAGGTTTCCAAGAACCGGATAAAATTTACAACTCTTAACAAGCAACAGGTAAGATGGTTGAACAAATTTAAGCCATGAAGAATTTCTTTAAAACTTTCCGGGTGTCCAAGTCGAGCGACCGAATACTTTACAGTCAGTTTGGTGCAAACCCGTGAGAGCTTCAAAGAAACCAGTGAAATCCGGCTTCAATGAGCCTGCAACTCGTCCTCTCGCTTACAAAATCTTTAATTTTGTCATTCAACTGCTGAATCGACGCACAATTGCGCTGCTTGCTGTTCTGTTTGTGGCAGGGTTGGCGGGAGCGATGCTAAATATGTCGCGTCTGTCTTCAGACTTAATTCACTCTCAAGCCGTTCAAAGTTCTGCCCTCTATGCTCAAGCAATTAAAGAAGCGAGGACGCTCTACAGCAACAATGCGGTTAGTCGCATCAAACATCTTCCTAATGCTCAAGTCACGCCCGATTACGCTACTATCCCCGGAGCGATTCCACTCCCTGCCACTTTCCTAATTGAATTGAGCAAATCAATTAGCCAACAAAACCCTGGGATGTCAGTCCGGCTCTACAGTGACTATCCCTTTCGCTGGCGCAAACAAGAAGGTGGACCGAAAGACGACTTTGAGCGATCGGCACTGCAATATTTGAGACAGCACCCCCAGGAAACTTTTGTCCGGTTTGAGAACTTTCAAGGGCGACCTGCTCTCCGCTATGCTGAAGCAGACCTCATGAAGCCTAGCTGCGTTGCCTGCCACAATACGCATCCTGACAGTCCAAAGCGCGATTGGAAAGTGGGTGAGGTGCGAGGTATTCTCGAAATTACTCGACCACTCGATAGTTTTATTGCTCAAACGCAGGAAGGACTGCGCGGCACATTCACCATGTTGGCAGGGTTGCTGTTGCTGGCACTGATGGGTATTGCTCTGGTCATGAGCCGTTTACGCCAAACCTCGAAAGAACTGGAGTTGCGCGTTGTCGAACGAACGTCTCAACTGCGGGAGTCTAATCAGCAATTGTTAGTTGAACAAGAAAAATCAGAAAAGCTATTGCTCAACATTCTGCCCGAACCGATCGCCAATCAACTGAAGGAAGGAGAAAGCAGCATCGCGAATGGCTTTGCAGAAGCAACGATTCTCTTTGCCGATCTGGTAAATTTCACCAAGCTCTCCGAAAAAATGCATCCGACACAACTTGTTTCGATGCTCAATGAAATCTTTTCCCAATTCGATAGCCTCACGGAGAAGCATGGCTTAGAAAAGATTAAAACGATCGGAGATGCCTATATGGTGGTTGGAGGTTTACCCATTCCCCGAACTGACCATGCTGAAGCGATCGCAGAAATGGCGCTTGATATGCAATCTGAAATTCTGCGCTTTAACCAGAAGCGGGGACAAGATTGCGATATCCGCATTGGCATTAATACAGGGCCTGTTGTTGCTGGCGTGATCGGCACAAAGAAATTTATCTATGATCTCTGGGGCGATACGGTGAATGTGGCAAGCCGGATGGAGTCCCATGGCATTGTCGGTGAAATCCAGGTAACTGTGCCAACTTATGAGCGGCTTCAGCACCGTTATACCTTTCAACCTCGTGGCTCTATTCATGTGAAGGGCAAAGGCGAAATGACAACTTACTTACTCACCGGACGCAAGACATTACATACTTTTTCAGTCGCATAAGCAGAAATTGGGATTCAGATTTATATCGTCTCTGGTTGAGGCATCTGAAGGGCAATCCGCTTAGTTCTAACTCGTCTTAGGCATACACTAAGCATTGTGACCTTTTACATCAACTTCTGTCTTAATCGAGCGAATGATCCACTCCTTGATCAGGTTTTTGTTT
This genomic window from Trichocoleus sp. contains:
- a CDS encoding cyclic nucleotide-binding domain-containing protein; this translates as MPDMNKLPQVSEQQMHFVRWVLTTGWMVMILSLFWNPISSHFTNSPNSFYLFRFDPNQCIPVQGTCLVQAPPSIGLLLFWTIVVPASILILLVLGHDTWRRVCPLAFVSQLPRALGIQRKQKSAKSSGGAVRYELVKIKKDSWLGRNHLYVQFGLLTLGLAARLLLLNADRFALGIFLLLTILAAIGVGYWYEGKSWCQYFCPMAPVQMVFTGPRGLLGKDAHQGQRQTVTQSMCRIIDKDGQEKSACVGCQSPCIDIDAERNYWETAAKPGRRFVHYGYAGLLIGFFFYTLLYAGNFDYLFSGAWLREANSLKAIWNPGFYIAGQPIAIPKWIAVLLTLSLSIVISNFIFFRLEKAYRSYSISSRKPISQRQSVHFGFSVCTFLCFNLFFFFTGRSLLAPLPFSVHLFFNGLIVLFSTLWLSRTLDRSAERYSRESLAGSLRRQLSKLTIDFSRFLEGRSMEDLQPEEIYVLAKVLPGFNQEQGLQVYKGVLREALEQGNTDSASSLEALRQLRQELNIKDEDHFTVLTELGSAEPDLLDPKKRRTRESQLRLESYRQALASMLLDLVDSGISLQDAMQRQRKQIQFLKLEYGMTAEEEDNVLAQLLEGEKSTVLRKAETLIEQMQQLEMRYQVFSDQVLDSQTPVFQLLRLTAVQHKQQILTKQILGLLEVLGDIPEAIDLAWAIRELAAHILPEILSSDGSQGWQNRLKPEVLSILESCSPVESLAMHQPGGKIDLITANVFPAHPQPPERLLLQQHDLPTAILAGLMSPARTQPGFSKTSPSQASPQSIGVGVVEQVEQVEQNFGKNQDSTSRFIRLKPNSTQIEVTSLIDVLDELLHELDPLNQTLALYGLDLLVPLKALEQAKQMLDHPGHWLVQETAQTLIDRDKTQADHDVDTLIVRLAMLEKVEKYIFQQPVVRVGSHSSNDLVLSDAQVAPYHAVFYQDGADFSLLDLGSGLLLDQQPIQNERARLSQGQMIQFGHSSSRSVSTTLTVNWEKQPLRTQTFSESISTIDKVLLLFESRFFKSLKPDALVELGRHATIKIYPQGAQICQAGAPSNSILLLIDGTADVVVMRGKTKQVVASLSPGETIGEMGVLTRQKRSATVVAASENCRVLVIQADKFDTVLRQDPEVARNLLVVLSTRLQTMTSRLKTG
- a CDS encoding adenylate/guanylate cyclase domain-containing protein — its product is MKSGFNEPATRPLAYKIFNFVIQLLNRRTIALLAVLFVAGLAGAMLNMSRLSSDLIHSQAVQSSALYAQAIKEARTLYSNNAVSRIKHLPNAQVTPDYATIPGAIPLPATFLIELSKSISQQNPGMSVRLYSDYPFRWRKQEGGPKDDFERSALQYLRQHPQETFVRFENFQGRPALRYAEADLMKPSCVACHNTHPDSPKRDWKVGEVRGILEITRPLDSFIAQTQEGLRGTFTMLAGLLLLALMGIALVMSRLRQTSKELELRVVERTSQLRESNQQLLVEQEKSEKLLLNILPEPIANQLKEGESSIANGFAEATILFADLVNFTKLSEKMHPTQLVSMLNEIFSQFDSLTEKHGLEKIKTIGDAYMVVGGLPIPRTDHAEAIAEMALDMQSEILRFNQKRGQDCDIRIGINTGPVVAGVIGTKKFIYDLWGDTVNVASRMESHGIVGEIQVTVPTYERLQHRYTFQPRGSIHVKGKGEMTTYLLTGRKTLHTFSVA
- a CDS encoding DUF952 domain-containing protein, yielding MIVGIEIAVYSPNNRSIVRHYSMHSIFHIASRPQWEVTQGSEAYDCESLETEGFIHCSTHSQIIPVAHLFFKDQSNLVLLWIDADRLTAELRYDRIETGESFPHVYGAINRDAIVQVFDFEPDEQGRFTLPSALTAHPSDASANH
- a CDS encoding ABC transporter substrate-binding protein, which produces MLTLIRLLAIVLSLFLIGGCQAMPQNSNTVHLTLWHGVNPPANRDVLQGLVDRFNQTHPQIQVESLYVGQGDQQIPKILAAVVGNASPNLLWYAPTITGQLIELEAIEPLDQWWQTFPQKAELDPTLLESMTWEDHIWSVPFSTNNVGIFYRPSRFTAAGITELPQTWAELRSIAAQLTQPEQEKFGMLLPLGKGEWTVFMWLPFMWSAGGEFTLNPPRESNSSSPNIQLVNDRAIEALEFWQSLIADGSAILSQPERGYELDDFLSGKVAMQLTGPWTLGQLRQTGIDFAVMPIPTQRKPATSIGGENLFLFKATPAAEQAALTFLEYVLSEAFQTEWATATGYLPVNLKSRQSQIYQQFVSEQPAIQVFLNQAKDGRSRPIFPGYSRLSDSLGRAIESVLLHQQTAETALQTAQRRFRG
- a CDS encoding glucokinase, whose amino-acid sequence is MTQLLAGDTGGTKTILRLVEAQQTESGSGLSLKTLYESRYISAEFPDLAPIARKFLAAAAAETGIAVAPEAACFSIAGPVVNNTCVLTNLSWTLDAKRLERDLSLAHVSLINDFVAVGRGIEGLQPEDLITLQAGEPQADAPIAVIGAGTGLGQGFLLRQGDRYQVFPTEGGHSDFAPRSELEFHLLKYLRDKHGLSRISVERVVSGMGIVAIYQFLRDRQTYPESPEIAQAIRTWEQEAGRSKSVDPGAVIAQAAAAGKDTLCQETMQLFVEAYGAEAGNLALKLLPFGGLYVAGGVAAKNVPLLQSGAFLQAMRDKGRMRPLMERVPVHIVVNQRIGLIGAALTAGRL